The sequence below is a genomic window from Tubulanus polymorphus chromosome 1, tnTubPoly1.2, whole genome shotgun sequence.
GTTATCATTCGCTACGGTACCCATACATTATCTAGAAAAGCCTTTGATTTTTTACCTGTTCAGGTATGCATCCAACAAATTTTACACGTAATGTTGCAACACCACTTTCTTGAAAACGATTCTTAGCAGCCAACTTTTCCAGAGCATGCTTCCTTAATTCTTCCAAGGCTAATAAAACTGTTCCTTCTGAGAGATTTAGTTCCTTTGcataattttcaatcaaatcctTATGgaattaaaatgaatttgtaGACAACAATCCAATTCATTAAAAAGCAGTACTACTGAATATCTTCTCTAGATAGACTTACCTTAGGTTCCTCTCCTTTGCTTCCATCAGTATTTGAGTAGGGCATTAACCAGAGCTTGATCTTATCCCGATTAAGTAAAGCCCTTAGGGCTTGATGTGCACCATCCATGATACTACAGCTTGATTCAGATAGCTCGACGGAATAAACCCAGACTATCCGACAGAGAGATCGGGAACAGCGAACTGGTGAATAGCTTTTTAAAATTGATCTACGAATGATTAATATCGCATGAAACAATCAAATTACAGTGTGGAGGacgttttatcaaaaatatatatatttctatacctgatttgcACTTATCAATTGAGACCAGACCGAATTACAACTACAATAGCATTTAGTTGCAGATTAATACAGATACAGATTAATTGCGCAATCCAGGAAGTAAACTGAAACCATACTAAGTAGCTCCAATAACCGTCAGTGAACACACTTGCCAGAGTCTCCTTTCGGGAATTCTCCATAAAACAGCTATTTCCGGGTAAAAATCTAGAACGATCAGATTGAAATAGGACTTTGCCTTTCCTACCCAATTTTGTTGAATCCTCAATTGTGATGATTTAAGTACCAGTCCGCATTAGAATGAAACTTCACATGTCTAAgtggaaaataaaataaaggcAACAAAACGTTGTATTTCTtaatttgactacaaaatttattttatttaacaAATAGATTCttaataaacaacaaaatgaaatgaaatcctTGGACGGATTGGATTGATCAGCAGTAAATATTTTGGTACAAAACTAAAAACCCCTTCAAGCATAAACATAGATAGCTTACATCCACCCATAACTATTTAAATCgaaattataactatttcttTCTAGGACTATGACTGACAGTAGTAGACTGTGACTGTTTGGTGTGGGTCCTCAGTTCACTGAGTTTTGTAGTTTCTACAGAAAGCCCCCCACCTCCAGTATGTGAGGTACTATGAACAGTACGCTGAGTTAATGAAGTACTTTCTGGCTGTAAAGTAGCTTTTGTGCTTGTCCTAGCAGTTCGTGGAGTAGACTGAACATTAGCATCGGCAACAACTTCAATCGCATCAGCTACCTTCAAATCATCTTGGAGTTCTGGAGTATAATGATATCAAGATAAAGACTTCTTTTCAAACACctttcataaattacaggaaaatatgaaataatttaccTTTTGGTCGTTTCTGAGTGACATTGTTCAGGAAAGATGCTAACATATCTAACTCACTCTTCAATTTGTCTGATATTTCACCGATCTGTTGTTCGCGGTGACCTGTTTTTTTTAGTAAGTTAGCCATATCTTCCAACAGTTTACTATCACGTTCTGCAAACTTCTCTTCCAttgaaatatcttccaaccagtTACACATCAAACCATCTATATTCAATACCCAGTAAATAAAtcttatttaaacatatttacatAGAAGTCAATGATttgatattgattatttcTTCAACACTGAGTACCGGCTTTTATTCATATCTTATAATGAAAGCTACCTCTGTGATCTAACAATTCCTTTCTGAGACGTTCCTTGGCAGTGATATTGTCATCTATTTGTTGGTTGATATCTAATATCTTATTGTCCAAATTTGTACACGCCTAAAGGTTTAGAACAATTATCTATCATCAATTGAGCTGGAGCTCTGAACTCAACCACAACTAAGATATAGATGTACTTACAACAGAAAAACGATCATTTTCCTCCATCACAGTTTTCAGTTTACATCCTTGAGAGTAGATTTTCTTCTCAATTTCAGTACACTCTATGGCATGCTGCTTTATTTGTTCTCTGGCCTccaattgttttttctttagTTCAGCAGTAAACTCGGCCTTtagagaaataattacttcAATGAATTTGGGGCATACGTCTTTTATAAAGAAGGGTATGAGATAAATTTGGGTAACTTACATATGGACGAGCCTGTTTTTCAATGTCTCGTTGAACTTTTTTTGTGGCATCATCAAGTGAATTCTTCTTATTTTTCAAAGCTTAAAAAATTACAATATGCCTATTACATGAATATTCAAGTAATGAACTAATTCATCAAAACAacataataatttcatgtaccTGCAACTTCCTTTTTCATATTGTCATAAAATACCACTTTTTCATCATGATCTTTCTGTAGCTGTTCAAACTCAGGCTGAAGTATTGCATATTTGTCTTGTTTTTCTCGAAGAGACTTTTCCATACTGGCGATATCGTTCTGTAAGTTAAGCAGGTCAATGTTAATGTAAAGAAAATGTCAAATaactatttctttttttctaattgaatACCTCCAAGTGAGCAATCTTTTCATCTAATGTATGCTGCATCGTGGTGAAATCTTCGTTAGCCTTAGCAAGTTCTTTAGTCAAAGTTTTTGTTCGTTTTTCACCACTTTTGATGTCTTTCTGCAACTGCTGAGACTGGAAATTGATTTACACACTTCAAATTGATATGTTATATTGTGTGGTAAGCCTATGATTCAGAAAAGTCACAATAACCAAGCAATATCAGCAAAAGCCAATACATTTCGTGAAGGCAACAGTACTGAAAATGCGATACACATGCAAGCATGTTAAGATTTAATATTTCACCAAATACCGTTTCTTACACCAGATACCAGaagcatattgaaatgtttgaaaaaatacTTAGTTAGATATTGCATGTATTGCCCCTGACccaatgaaatagatatgtaCAATACATGGACATGCAGAATAATCACATTGGACTTATACCTCTACACTACTTTCTGTGGCAATTTTTAACTGAAATTCATTGCCAAAAGAAAAAGACTAATGACATACACGCAAACATGGTATTTTAACTCCAAACATGGTATTTTAACTCTCCACATTTAGTAATACTCCATTATCAGACAGTCTGCCAAAGAACTATAACCTAACGAATTCAGTAAATAAATTACTACTGACCTCTTTTGATAAGTTTTCATGCTCAGTTTTCGCttcattgattttcttgtTCATCCTTctcatatatttttgatactcTTGTCTAAATGCATCGACTTCTTTTTGTACGCCTTCTCGATCTCCTTGCAGATCCATTCTGTACAGTAGAAACAGTGATTTCATATGAATTGTACCATCTTGATAACTGCAAACATGCTTtccttgaatttcaaattatcttacCGATCTTTACGTTCTTTTGCAAGTTGTTCCCTCGATTCGTCTATTTGCTTATTCAATGATGCAACAACTGCcctaaaaacataaaatgcaTGCACACAATGTATTACAGCGAATTTCACAAAAACCAataaaaaactgaaatttgCTTTGATTCTCATTACTTATGTGTCTCTGCCATTTCAGAAATACGCTCATCCATGTCGAAACTTTCTTTTTGCAACTCGCCACAGTCTTCTGCTTTTTTGGCAAGATCATCCTTTGCCCTCTGCAGACTGTcacgaaaaaataaaaacatcattcAAGTATGATTGAAAAGGAAATACCATCTTAATGTTTATCTTTAATTACTGACTCAAAGGGCGTCTTACTTTTCATTCAGTTCATTCACCAAAGCTTGatctttttttctgatttcaagAACACCTTCATACTCTTTAAAGACGagatattcatcattcaagaaattatttaagaaattGTCAGAGTTTCCGATTACAACAATcattcaaatacatgtaacTCATGATCACCTTTTTGAAACCtatctttttcttcttctAGATTTTCACCCTTTTCCCTTTCGTCTTCAGTATCACCGACAAGCTGTAAGGAAACAAATATGAACTTTTTGCAACAAAGCTAAACCATTTTGCTGACGAATTCTTTAAAAAGATGAATAACACTGAACCTTGTTTAAATGTTGAAACATACGCTTCACACGTTCTTCATGTTCCTtctgttcattttcagttttcttcACAATGTCCAGGCTAACATAAAACATTTGCTTTAGTATACATCAATTTGCAATCAAGAATAGGAAATCATTGATGAACACATACCCTTTTTGACGTAGTGCATTATTCATAGTAATTTTTCGATTCAATTCATCAGTTAGTGCTATCTCTTGTGCTTCCATATTAGCTTTTGACATTTCATGTCTCTGAATATTCTAATATATACAAAGAAAAAGATTGAGGTatcatgaaataatgaaaagatattttatcCATAAGATATCTTGAGAAGATTCGTAGAGTAGCTGTTTTAACCCGGTTTAGAATAAATAACAAGACGAGTGgtactatataggttaactatttattttacacacgagctttcgctacttaTGTAAAGAAGCTTCACCAAgctttcacctgatgaagcttctatacattagtagcgaaagctcgtgcgtcaaataaatagttaacctatatagtacCACTCGTCTCGTCATTTATTCTAAACCCGGTTAACACAGCTACTCTACGAATCTTCTCAAGATATCTTATGgatataaacatattttctggagTACTTTTTACACAAACCTGATTTAATATAGTAATACAATCTTCAGtatcttttttcttcttcattAATCCACTTAATTCACtacaattcaatgaaattacaCCAATGACAATTGAATGACACACAGCGAATGACAGCTGCccttatttcaaaatacataCAGGTCTTTTTTCCGATTTTCTTGTTTCTGCTCTTTAGATTTCTTATCAGTTTCAGCCTGGAAATGACATGTtacaaatgttttgataccAAATCATTAGAAAAAACTTCTTCATGGCTTAAATCACCTCCTTTCATAGATCTCACACAATGTATGATAAATATCCTCTTCCATAAGCTTACTATCTACACCATATATACTC
It includes:
- the LOC141915462 gene encoding uncharacterized protein LOC141915462 isoform X2, whose protein sequence is MSSISTISEVPGINNAVQHLLELGERMKLDLIGFNSRDVSNIDIVIEAIQELEIERSQSHHKLETETIKASIHRHKLKFFPEEIEREIAIAVNVARASNEAQLKRLQEQLDEINKSTSTLENKLEELEKENAILHPERDRVRSEHEEIIAELNHRLADKASKQIMLNETRDKLRETNEKIIELEEGIVTLKEDLIQERLEHRHEKKRLKDLIAETDKKSKEQKQENRKKDLELSGLMKKKKDTEDCITILNQNIQRHEMSKANMEAQEIALTDELNRKITMNNALRQKGLDIVKKTENEQKEHEERVKRMFQHLNKLVGDTEDEREKGENLEEEKDRFQKEYEGVLEIRKKDQALVNELNENLQRAKDDLAKKAEDCGELQKESFDMDERISEMAETHKAVVASLNKQIDESREQLAKERKDRMDLQGDREGVQKEVDAFRQEYQKYMRRMNKKINEAKTEHENLSKESQQLQKDIKSGEKRTKTLTKELAKANEDFTTMQHTLDEKIAHLENDIASMEKSLREKQDKYAILQPEFEQLQKDHDEKVVFYDNMKKEVAALKNKKNSLDDATKKVQRDIEKQARPYAEFTAELKKKQLEAREQIKQHAIECTEIEKKIYSQGCKLKTVMEENDRFSVACTNLDNKILDINQQIDDNITAKERLRKELLDHRDGLMCNWLEDISMEEKFAERDSKLLEDMANLLKKTGHREQQIGEISDKLKSELDMLASFLNNVTQKRPKELQDDLKVADAIEVVADANVQSTPRTARTSTKATLQPESTSLTQRTVHSTSHTGGGGLSVETTKLSELRTHTKQSQSTTVSHSPRKK
- the LOC141915462 gene encoding uncharacterized protein LOC141915462 isoform X1, whose protein sequence is MSSISTISEVPGINNAVQHLLELGERMKLDLIGFNSRDVSNIDIVIEAIQELEIERSQSHHKLETETIKASIHRHKLKFFPEEIEREIAIAVNVARASNEAQLKRLQEQLDEINKSTSTLENKLEELEKENAILHPERDRVRSEHEEIIAELNHRLADKASKQIMLNETRDKLRETNEKIIELEEGIVTLKEDLIQERLEHRHEKKRLKDLIAETDKKSKEQKQENRKKDLELSGLMKKKKDTEDCITILNQNIQRHEMSKANMEAQEIALTDELNRKITMNNALRQKGLDIVKKTENEQKEHEERVKRMFQHLNKLVGDTEDEREKGENLEEEKDRFQKEYEGVLEIRKKDQALVNELNENLQRAKDDLAKKAEDCGELQKESFDMDERISEMAETHKAVVASLNKQIDESREQLAKERKDRMDLQGDREGVQKEVDAFRQEYQKYMRRMNKKINEAKTEHENLSKELKIATESSVESQQLQKDIKSGEKRTKTLTKELAKANEDFTTMQHTLDEKIAHLENDIASMEKSLREKQDKYAILQPEFEQLQKDHDEKVVFYDNMKKEVAALKNKKNSLDDATKKVQRDIEKQARPYAEFTAELKKKQLEAREQIKQHAIECTEIEKKIYSQGCKLKTVMEENDRFSVACTNLDNKILDINQQIDDNITAKERLRKELLDHRDGLMCNWLEDISMEEKFAERDSKLLEDMANLLKKTGHREQQIGEISDKLKSELDMLASFLNNVTQKRPKELQDDLKVADAIEVVADANVQSTPRTARTSTKATLQPESTSLTQRTVHSTSHTGGGGLSVETTKLSELRTHTKQSQSTTVSHSPRKK